Proteins encoded within one genomic window of Formosa agariphila KMM 3901:
- a CDS encoding arylsulfatase, with amino-acid sequence MKSYSYILSVLCMALSIVSCKTEEKKSLAEEETKSNKPNVILILVDDQGYGDIAALGNTIIKTPNIDALHASSARFTDYHVNPTCAPTRAALLTGHNANRAGVWHTVNGRSILLERETTVAQIMKDNGYATGIFGKWHLGDNYPARPQDKGFEEVLIHGGGGIEQTMDFWDNDYYADTYHNNGKLEKFEGFCTDIWFDEAMKFMETKKESNTPFFVYLPTNAAHTPYFVDDKYSAPYKNNENVPNADFYGLIANVDENIGKLVNYLETTNQIDNTILIFTTDNGTSAGAQIPKTDDRLDGFVTKGFNDGMRGIKASKYEGGHRVPLFIHWKNGGITVGKDIDALTAHYDVVPTLVDLCDLEIKDDIKFDGQSLRPLIEQGDDSRFKDRIVITNSQRIDVPEAWRRTSLMQGKWRLVDGTELYDLNTDPEQRTNIADKHPKKMDDFKTAYNLWWEDLLPGYSDLPRIHLGHEKENPVKIYCHDWHTEGVSPWHQRHIRSGYIDNGYWLVEVEEKGTYNFKLRRWPEETQLALNAPAPIRPALEGTSVRASKLGKVLNIEKARIKIQDIDETIAVDANQEYVEFTLDLEPGETNLQTWFTLDNKEELGAYYVSVEKI; translated from the coding sequence ATGAAATCATATTCTTATATCCTGAGTGTGTTATGTATGGCACTATCAATAGTGTCTTGTAAAACCGAAGAAAAGAAGAGTCTCGCAGAAGAAGAAACTAAGAGCAATAAACCCAATGTCATTTTAATTTTAGTAGACGATCAAGGATATGGAGATATTGCTGCGTTAGGAAACACTATTATTAAAACTCCAAATATAGATGCCTTGCATGCTTCAAGTGCACGATTTACAGATTATCATGTAAATCCAACATGTGCGCCTACACGAGCGGCTTTATTAACGGGTCATAATGCCAATAGAGCAGGAGTATGGCATACGGTAAATGGTCGTTCCATACTTTTAGAACGCGAAACTACTGTTGCTCAAATTATGAAAGACAATGGGTATGCAACAGGAATTTTTGGAAAATGGCACTTAGGAGATAATTACCCTGCACGACCACAAGACAAAGGGTTCGAAGAAGTGTTAATCCACGGTGGTGGAGGTATTGAGCAAACTATGGATTTTTGGGATAACGACTATTATGCAGATACGTATCATAATAATGGGAAATTAGAAAAGTTTGAAGGCTTTTGTACAGATATTTGGTTCGATGAAGCCATGAAGTTTATGGAAACAAAGAAAGAAAGTAACACACCATTCTTTGTGTATTTACCTACTAATGCTGCACATACACCATACTTTGTTGATGATAAATATTCGGCACCGTATAAGAATAACGAAAATGTGCCGAATGCAGATTTTTACGGACTTATTGCAAATGTAGATGAGAATATAGGAAAGCTTGTAAACTATTTAGAAACCACAAATCAAATAGATAACACCATTTTAATTTTTACGACAGACAACGGAACGTCTGCAGGCGCTCAAATTCCTAAAACAGACGATCGTTTAGACGGATTTGTTACTAAAGGTTTTAATGACGGTATGCGTGGTATTAAAGCAAGTAAATACGAAGGTGGACACCGTGTTCCTCTTTTTATTCATTGGAAAAATGGAGGGATTACTGTAGGTAAAGATATAGATGCGTTAACAGCTCATTACGATGTGGTACCTACATTAGTGGATCTTTGTGATTTAGAAATTAAAGACGATATTAAATTTGACGGACAAAGTTTAAGACCATTAATAGAACAAGGAGATGACTCGCGTTTTAAAGACCGTATTGTAATTACCAATTCGCAACGTATAGATGTGCCAGAAGCTTGGAGAAGAACCTCTTTAATGCAAGGCAAATGGCGATTAGTAGATGGTACAGAATTATATGACTTAAATACAGATCCAGAACAACGTACCAATATTGCCGATAAGCACCCTAAAAAAATGGACGATTTTAAAACCGCTTACAACCTTTGGTGGGAAGATTTATTACCTGGCTATAGCGATTTACCACGTATTCATTTAGGACATGAAAAGGAAAACCCTGTTAAAATTTATTGTCACGATTGGCATACAGAAGGGGTTAGTCCGTGGCACCAAAGACATATACGTTCAGGGTATATCGATAACGGGTATTGGTTAGTTGAGGTTGAAGAAAAAGGAACTTACAATTTTAAATTACGTCGTTGGCCAGAAGAAACGCAATTAGCTTTAAATGCTCCAGCTCCTATTCGTCCTGCACTCGAAGGGACTAGTGTGCGTGCATCTAAACTTGGAAAAGTATTAAATATTGAAAAAGCAAGAATTAAAATTCAAGATATAGACGAAACTATAGCTGTAGATGCTAATCAGGAATATGTAGAGTTTACACTCGATTTAGAACCTGGTGAAACCAATCTTCAAACCTGGTTTACTTTAGATAATAAAGAGGAATTAGGAGCGTATTACGTGTCTGTAGAAAAAATATAA
- a CDS encoding right-handed parallel beta-helix repeat-containing protein encodes MFRLRCLLIAVLTMSFCNAQSTFQIKKVDIETEVKTIMSEKWQNDFKHVAYPKQWLKNVISVSPGESLQAAIDKVHAAGGGVVSLKEGTHLIQNTITLRGRVTIVGAGRDLTVIQQGPDLMETGFNIEAQPQVTDLVIKDLTLKGSRQGKANGILIRGRNESRHTRVMLQNINVTDWSAQGVHMKRTNNIIMDNCNFQYNGSAGGLYHNVYFLYNKYILQSDCDMSYPVLGKGNKYTSCEYVLAQRCTIKDCLGNGIQTDHEEAGYIFLHKYNISGCGRVALWFPCEDYYDKFHYTEDLKYAPQKVIINRCEIVNNTWGAMWRSVKESYVINSTFDNKKVDMGLLNCDVTIEQSSFKTGNEMYTDVKQWPKEVRILW; translated from the coding sequence ATGTTTAGATTAAGGTGTTTACTTATTGCCGTTTTAACGATGTCATTTTGCAATGCGCAAAGTACTTTTCAAATTAAAAAGGTAGACATTGAAACCGAAGTTAAAACCATCATGTCTGAAAAATGGCAAAATGATTTTAAGCATGTAGCCTATCCTAAACAGTGGCTTAAAAACGTTATTTCTGTTAGTCCAGGAGAATCTTTACAAGCTGCAATCGATAAAGTACATGCTGCTGGAGGTGGCGTGGTGTCTCTAAAAGAAGGAACACACTTAATACAAAACACCATTACATTAAGAGGAAGGGTAACCATTGTAGGTGCAGGAAGAGATTTAACTGTAATTCAGCAAGGTCCAGATTTAATGGAAACTGGCTTTAATATAGAAGCTCAGCCTCAAGTTACTGATTTGGTGATTAAAGATTTAACTTTAAAAGGAAGTCGCCAAGGGAAAGCAAATGGTATTCTAATTCGAGGTAGAAACGAAAGCCGACATACACGGGTTATGCTTCAAAACATAAATGTTACCGATTGGTCTGCACAAGGTGTTCATATGAAACGCACCAATAACATTATTATGGATAATTGCAATTTCCAATATAATGGTTCTGCAGGTGGTTTGTACCATAATGTATATTTCTTATATAATAAGTACATCTTACAATCGGATTGTGATATGTCTTATCCCGTACTCGGAAAAGGAAATAAGTATACATCTTGCGAGTATGTATTGGCACAACGTTGTACAATTAAAGACTGTTTAGGTAATGGCATTCAGACGGATCATGAAGAAGCTGGATATATTTTTCTTCATAAATATAATATTTCAGGTTGTGGTCGTGTAGCACTGTGGTTTCCTTGCGAGGATTATTACGACAAGTTTCATTATACTGAAGATCTGAAATATGCGCCACAAAAGGTGATTATAAATCGATGTGAGATTGTAAATAATACTTGGGGAGCCATGTGGCGTTCTGTTAAAGAATCTTATGTTATTAACAGTACTTTCGATAATAAAAAAGTAGACATGGGTTTACTAAACTGCGACGTTACTATAGAACAGAGCTCGTTTAAAACAGGTAATGAAATGTATACAGATGTAAAGCAATGGCCAAAAGAGGTTAGAATTTTGTGGTAA
- a CDS encoding SusC/RagA family TonB-linked outer membrane protein, whose protein sequence is MALMLSLSYSGVSAATDPYKVVSQTNINQQDLTITGTVTAKEDGMPAAGVNVILKGATGVGAVTDFDGNYTIDVPSASSVLIFSYVGFATQEITVSGRTNINVALDTDISALDEVVVVGYGTATKESLTGSIDQVTSEVFEDRAVSNVALSLQGETPGLTVSRSSARPGNEGVNLTIRGATSVNGGSPLIVMDGAPVFDDSEFFQMNPDDIESISVLKDGAASIYGSRAANGVILVTTKKGKGQMKVEFSSMLRVNVLGERPPMTSYQEYGQLWLDAAEQDTTPNYWNWGKETVEGFAAGREGWFQTVPAGWGYDGLIYMGDADRYEELFGTNFGNQQNLSLSGSSEQARYRLSFGHSESQGALKTAYDGVEQYSVRLNTDFNITEKLNLAANVSLQKNVTSSPSTSFGRALLTQDMPTFPAKNDLGQWYANFGIGSNNSIAGTTDGGRDEKDEIIGRLTLNLNYDIGAGFSANATATYNNVNERQDITTLNVPLYNWNGEYSNSINPNPNIESTAITSTYQTYGGFLNYEKSLGDHNFKGMAGITAEKYLYKAVTGRKFGLEDEGVYDINVGTGVQESEGGQTQYGLYSYLARLNYDYKGKYLLEVVGRRDGSSRFAEGFKFNNYGNVSIGWNVHREAFLENFDALSNLKLRGSYGTSGNQVGIGPYDYVSTIGFGTDLFGTGGTLSPTAYIDGLTTTTRTWEEVAMSNAGIDIGFFNNKLSGSFDIYKKENNGMLVNVQYPEVLGATAPKTNSGTLETTGWEAAIMWRESKGDFSYNVGFNMSDTNNTLVNLEGGNSIQAGVRSTVEGFPLDSYFVWATDGVFQTQAEVDAYNAQYSVAGSEVPTGASALRVGDVRKLDLDGNGVINDQNAEEEKGQGDVKYVGDAQAHYVFGINLGAKYKGFDFTALFQGQFEQNVIRGEVNAYPFGVPWSNQTTAYNGKMWTPENTGAAYPRLTSQRNLATWNWANNDFFVQNNRYIRLKTLVLGYTLPRTVLDRLKMDKIRLYISGNDLFEFTSLVDGFDPESGVTAANSGDNNRDMYPFQRTFALGINVTF, encoded by the coding sequence ATGGCTTTAATGCTAAGCTTATCTTATAGCGGCGTATCTGCAGCAACAGATCCGTATAAAGTGGTTAGTCAAACTAACATAAACCAACAAGATTTAACCATTACGGGAACCGTAACAGCTAAAGAAGATGGTATGCCTGCAGCAGGTGTAAATGTCATTTTAAAAGGAGCAACAGGCGTTGGAGCAGTAACCGATTTTGACGGAAACTATACAATTGATGTGCCATCGGCGTCTTCGGTTTTAATTTTTAGTTATGTAGGTTTTGCAACACAGGAAATTACTGTATCGGGTAGAACAAATATTAATGTTGCTTTAGATACAGACATAAGTGCCTTAGATGAAGTTGTGGTTGTAGGTTATGGTACTGCTACAAAAGAATCTTTAACAGGGTCTATTGATCAGGTAACTTCAGAAGTTTTTGAAGATCGAGCAGTATCTAACGTAGCTTTATCTCTACAAGGAGAAACACCAGGTTTAACTGTTTCCAGATCATCTGCAAGACCAGGTAACGAAGGTGTTAATTTAACCATTAGGGGAGCAACTTCTGTAAATGGAGGAAGCCCATTAATTGTAATGGATGGTGCACCTGTATTTGATGATAGTGAATTTTTTCAAATGAACCCAGATGATATTGAATCAATAAGTGTACTTAAAGATGGTGCAGCTTCTATTTATGGATCAAGAGCAGCAAATGGTGTAATTTTAGTAACAACTAAAAAAGGTAAAGGCCAGATGAAGGTTGAATTTAGCTCTATGCTTAGAGTTAATGTGTTAGGAGAAAGACCTCCTATGACCTCTTATCAAGAATACGGACAATTGTGGCTAGATGCTGCAGAACAAGATACTACACCTAACTATTGGAACTGGGGTAAAGAAACTGTTGAAGGTTTTGCTGCCGGAAGAGAAGGTTGGTTCCAGACTGTACCTGCTGGTTGGGGATACGATGGATTAATTTACATGGGAGATGCCGATCGTTATGAAGAATTATTTGGAACAAACTTTGGTAATCAACAAAATTTAAGTTTATCAGGAAGTTCAGAACAAGCAAGATATAGATTGTCATTTGGTCATTCAGAATCTCAAGGTGCTTTAAAGACAGCTTACGACGGAGTTGAACAATATTCTGTAAGATTAAATACAGATTTTAATATAACAGAAAAATTAAACTTAGCCGCGAATGTGTCTTTACAAAAAAATGTAACATCTAGTCCTTCTACATCGTTTGGTCGTGCACTGTTAACTCAGGATATGCCAACATTTCCAGCAAAAAATGATTTAGGGCAATGGTATGCTAACTTTGGTATTGGTAGTAACAACTCTATTGCGGGTACTACAGATGGTGGTAGAGACGAAAAAGATGAAATTATTGGTAGATTAACTTTAAATTTAAATTATGATATAGGAGCAGGTTTTAGTGCTAATGCAACTGCAACTTATAATAATGTTAATGAAAGACAAGATATTACTACTTTAAATGTGCCATTATATAACTGGAATGGAGAATACTCGAATTCTATAAATCCAAATCCAAATATTGAGTCTACAGCAATTACATCAACATATCAAACTTATGGTGGATTTTTAAACTATGAAAAAAGTTTAGGAGACCATAACTTTAAAGGTATGGCTGGTATAACAGCAGAAAAGTATTTATATAAAGCTGTTACAGGAAGAAAGTTTGGTCTTGAAGATGAAGGTGTTTACGATATTAATGTAGGTACAGGAGTGCAGGAAAGTGAAGGCGGGCAAACCCAATATGGTTTATATTCTTATTTAGCAAGACTTAATTACGACTACAAAGGGAAATACTTATTAGAAGTTGTTGGTAGACGTGATGGTTCTTCAAGATTTGCTGAAGGTTTTAAATTTAATAACTACGGAAATGTTTCTATAGGTTGGAATGTTCATAGAGAAGCCTTCTTAGAAAACTTTGATGCTTTAAGTAATTTAAAACTAAGAGGAAGTTACGGAACAAGTGGTAATCAAGTAGGTATTGGTCCTTACGATTATGTATCTACAATCGGATTTGGAACAGATCTTTTTGGTACAGGTGGAACATTAAGTCCAACAGCTTATATAGACGGGTTAACAACAACAACGCGTACTTGGGAAGAAGTTGCAATGTCTAATGCAGGTATTGATATTGGATTCTTCAATAACAAACTATCAGGATCTTTTGATATCTATAAGAAAGAAAACAATGGTATGCTTGTTAATGTACAATATCCAGAAGTTTTAGGTGCGACTGCTCCAAAAACAAATAGTGGAACACTAGAAACCACAGGTTGGGAAGCAGCAATAATGTGGAGAGAAAGCAAAGGTGATTTCTCTTACAATGTTGGTTTTAATATGAGTGATACTAATAATACTTTAGTAAACTTAGAAGGAGGAAACTCAATTCAAGCAGGTGTACGTTCTACCGTTGAAGGTTTTCCTTTAGATTCTTATTTTGTTTGGGCAACAGATGGTGTTTTTCAAACCCAAGCAGAAGTCGATGCGTATAATGCACAATATTCTGTTGCAGGTTCAGAGGTGCCAACAGGAGCGTCGGCATTACGTGTTGGTGATGTAAGAAAACTAGATTTAGATGGAAATGGTGTAATTAATGATCAAAATGCAGAGGAAGAAAAAGGTCAAGGTGATGTTAAATATGTTGGAGATGCACAAGCACACTATGTATTTGGTATTAATTTAGGAGCTAAATATAAAGGCTTCGATTTTACAGCACTTTTCCAAGGACAATTCGAGCAAAATGTAATTAGAGGTGAGGTTAATGCATATCCGTTTGGTGTGCCATGGTCTAACCAAACTACAGCTTACAATGGTAAAATGTGGACTCCAGAAAATACAGGAGCAGCTTACCCTAGATTAACGTCTCAAAGAAATCTTGCAACATGGAACTGGGCTAACAATGACTTCTTCGTACAGAATAACAGATATATACGTCTTAAAACATTAGTTCTAGGATATACATTACCACGTACGGTTCTAGATAGATTAAAAATGGATAAAATACGTTTGTATATTTCAGGAAATGATTTATTTGAATTCACTTCTTTAGTAGATGGTTTCGATCCAGAATCGGGAGTTACTGCCGCGAATTCAGGTGATAATAATAGAGATATGTATCCATTTCAAAGAACTTTTGCATTAGGAATAAATGTAACATTTTAA
- a CDS encoding GH39 family glycosyl hydrolase, which translates to MKKVLITGLLALMAHIGFSQEQVRVKATASGEKFEHFWSKSVGAGRANEGLRAGWLEQLELVQENCGFEFVRFHGIFHDDMFPVFEKDGVYTYNWQYIDDLFDRMLDLNVKPFVELAYFPTPLAAENSKTQFWWKANITPDESKFGEWHNLVKAFTKHCVDRYGIDEVLTWYFEVWNEPNLHYGFFDGTKSQYFELYKQSVNAVRSVDNRLKVGGPSSSNFVADGRYDGEVESRDGDLITFTADNINELEWKGVWIEDFLAYCKKEKLPVDFVSTHPYPTDYPFNPTTGKGKDFSRNVNSTKTDMEWLNKVIKKSAYPNAEIHLTEWNTSPNSRDAMHDFLPPAAYVAKVNLDCIGLANSLAFWTFTDIFEEKGGAESIFHGGFGMINYQGLVKPTYHAYRMLHQLGDQELYKNDYLFVSKKSGDGKVVALAYNYPEDHYKAVPASIRKIDQYENGKSRQLDFTISDLKPGAMFKVEVLDAESGNIYKYWETMGKPEPPTREQIKVMKNYAENLKTELFTADAKGIVSIKRELTPWSLVLIEQVN; encoded by the coding sequence ATGAAAAAAGTATTAATAACTGGCCTATTGGCATTAATGGCCCATATTGGTTTCTCGCAAGAGCAAGTCCGTGTTAAGGCTACTGCTAGTGGCGAAAAATTCGAACATTTTTGGAGCAAGAGTGTTGGTGCTGGACGTGCTAACGAAGGGTTACGTGCCGGTTGGTTAGAGCAATTAGAGCTTGTTCAAGAGAATTGCGGCTTTGAATTTGTGAGATTTCATGGCATATTTCACGACGATATGTTTCCTGTATTTGAGAAAGACGGAGTTTACACATATAACTGGCAATATATCGACGATTTATTTGATAGAATGCTCGATTTAAATGTAAAGCCATTTGTAGAATTAGCATATTTTCCAACGCCATTAGCTGCCGAAAATAGTAAAACTCAATTTTGGTGGAAAGCAAATATTACTCCAGATGAATCTAAGTTTGGAGAGTGGCACAATCTAGTAAAAGCGTTTACAAAACATTGTGTAGATCGTTATGGAATTGATGAGGTATTAACGTGGTATTTTGAAGTATGGAATGAACCAAATTTACATTACGGATTTTTTGATGGAACAAAATCTCAATACTTCGAGTTATATAAGCAATCTGTAAACGCGGTAAGATCTGTAGACAACCGTTTAAAAGTGGGTGGACCTTCAAGTAGTAACTTTGTTGCCGATGGCCGTTACGATGGTGAGGTAGAAAGTAGAGATGGAGATCTTATTACATTCACCGCAGATAATATTAATGAATTAGAATGGAAAGGTGTATGGATAGAAGACTTCTTAGCGTATTGCAAAAAAGAAAAGCTTCCTGTAGATTTTGTATCAACACATCCATACCCAACAGATTACCCATTTAATCCAACAACAGGAAAAGGTAAAGATTTTTCACGAAATGTAAATTCAACCAAAACCGATATGGAGTGGTTAAATAAAGTGATTAAAAAAAGTGCATATCCTAATGCCGAAATTCACTTAACCGAATGGAATACAAGTCCGAATAGTAGAGATGCTATGCACGATTTTTTACCACCAGCAGCATACGTTGCTAAAGTAAACCTAGATTGTATTGGTTTAGCTAATTCTTTAGCATTTTGGACGTTTACAGATATTTTTGAAGAAAAAGGAGGCGCAGAGAGTATTTTTCATGGTGGTTTTGGAATGATTAATTACCAAGGTTTGGTTAAACCTACGTATCATGCATACCGTATGTTACACCAGTTAGGAGATCAAGAACTTTATAAAAACGATTATCTGTTTGTAAGTAAAAAATCTGGTGACGGTAAAGTTGTGGCGTTAGCTTATAACTATCCAGAAGATCATTATAAAGCGGTACCAGCTAGTATCAGAAAAATAGACCAATATGAAAACGGAAAAAGCCGTCAGTTAGATTTTACAATTTCAGATTTAAAACCAGGCGCCATGTTTAAGGTTGAAGTTTTAGATGCCGAAAGTGGTAATATCTATAAGTATTGGGAAACTATGGGTAAACCTGAACCACCAACAAGAGAACAAATTAAGGTGATGAAGAATTATGCAGAAAACTTAAAAACAGAATTATTTACTGCAGATGCTAAAGGTATTGTTAGTATTAAACGTGAATTAACACCTTGGAGTTTAGTATTGATAGAACAAGTAAACTAA
- a CDS encoding glycosyl hydrolase family 28-related protein, with product MKIFSLGMLLVNILFCNVVNAQALDSIYGIITDENKQPLDGAEIIWGTDGIKTKADGTFKIKVSKTSHSQNITFSKLGYDMQSVNFSPKNFKNNPITIQLHDKGQPKDAYRISKVNIEAEVLSIMKEKWGTDFKHVVYPKQYLNNVIILNPGDSIQKAINSIHSKGGGVVYLQEGTYVLERSLNLMSKVSLVGAGRTKTIIKQGASVNKIALTIGSSKVTDVVLKDFSLQGHDTASASGVSFGGKDDNRHERWMLQNITITGFGSHGLGISRINNVIMDNCEFQHNGWAGSLHHNVYLMRIQGVLQSDCDMSYPTMGKSNKYTSTSHVLAQRCKLEVGKTNGIQVDAVQSAYHFFHKYNLSKFKRVAMWFPCEDYYNKFNYTENSEYAPQHVILNRCEIVDNTWGAMWRVVNNSYVINSVFDNKKIDMGLLKCDVKMEDSTFKTGNEMFTNVKQWPKDVRILW from the coding sequence ATGAAGATATTTAGTTTAGGGATGTTATTAGTAAACATTCTGTTTTGTAATGTAGTTAATGCTCAGGCTCTAGATTCTATTTATGGAATTATTACAGACGAAAATAAGCAACCACTAGATGGGGCAGAGATTATTTGGGGAACCGATGGTATTAAAACAAAAGCAGATGGAACGTTTAAAATAAAAGTATCAAAGACTTCTCATTCTCAAAATATTACTTTCTCTAAGTTGGGTTACGACATGCAATCGGTTAACTTTTCTCCCAAAAACTTTAAAAATAATCCCATTACCATACAATTACATGATAAAGGCCAGCCTAAAGATGCTTATCGAATTTCTAAAGTGAATATAGAAGCAGAAGTGCTTTCAATAATGAAAGAAAAATGGGGGACAGATTTTAAGCATGTAGTCTATCCGAAGCAATATTTAAACAACGTTATTATTTTAAACCCTGGAGATTCTATCCAAAAAGCTATAAATAGCATACATAGTAAAGGCGGTGGTGTTGTCTATCTTCAAGAAGGTACGTATGTGTTAGAACGAAGTTTAAATTTAATGAGCAAAGTGTCGTTGGTTGGTGCAGGGCGAACCAAAACTATTATTAAACAAGGGGCTAGTGTTAATAAAATTGCATTGACTATAGGTAGTTCTAAAGTTACAGATGTTGTACTCAAGGATTTTTCGCTTCAAGGTCATGACACAGCTTCGGCAAGTGGTGTGAGTTTTGGAGGTAAAGATGATAATAGGCACGAACGTTGGATGTTACAAAATATTACCATTACAGGATTTGGTTCTCATGGTTTGGGTATCAGTCGGATAAATAATGTGATTATGGATAACTGTGAATTTCAGCATAATGGTTGGGCTGGTAGTCTTCATCATAATGTTTATCTTATGCGTATTCAGGGTGTTTTACAATCAGATTGCGATATGTCTTATCCTACAATGGGAAAATCTAATAAATATACTTCGACCTCTCATGTGCTTGCACAACGTTGTAAATTGGAAGTCGGTAAAACTAATGGCATACAAGTGGATGCGGTACAAAGTGCGTATCATTTCTTTCATAAATACAATTTATCGAAGTTTAAACGGGTGGCTATGTGGTTTCCTTGCGAAGATTATTATAACAAATTTAATTATACAGAAAATTCAGAATACGCACCACAACATGTCATTCTAAACCGTTGCGAAATTGTAGATAATACATGGGGAGCTATGTGGCGCGTGGTGAATAATTCCTACGTTATTAATAGTGTGTTCGATAATAAGAAAATAGACATGGGCTTGTTAAAATGTGACGTCAAAATGGAAGACAGTACGTTTAAAACAGGTAATGAAATGTTTACAAATGTAAAGCAATGGCCAAAAGATGTTCGGATCTTGTGGTAA
- a CDS encoding glycoside hydrolase family 88 protein: MKLIKGTLVALTCAAMLMGCESKKKETSSIDVKDAEVSKNLVLDLSVDKVKNTLGTLKEADSFPRNITKGQKDWNLVGVRDWCSGFWPGVLWYAYELSDDPEIKAGAEKFTAPLKEIAYTPADNHDVGFMVYCSYGNGYRLTGNEEYKTVMLAAADTLATLYNPKVGTILSWPVMVDKIGYNTIIDNMMNLELLFWAAKNGGDKSLYDIADSHAQKSMEHLVRPDYSIYHVALFDEKTGEFTKGITHQGYADESMWARGQGWGIYGFALSYRETGKEEYLDTSIKLADHFIERLPEDGVPYWDFDDPKIPNAPKDASAASLVACGMLELADQVKDNALKVKYTQAAKDLMAKLESKAYFSGDTNQALLLHSTGHLPHNSEIDVPIIYADYYFMEALVRLKKLEDKIAMQ, translated from the coding sequence ATGAAATTAATTAAAGGCACATTAGTAGCATTAACTTGCGCTGCTATGTTAATGGGATGCGAATCTAAGAAGAAGGAAACGTCTTCTATAGATGTAAAAGACGCTGAGGTGAGTAAAAACCTCGTATTAGATTTGAGTGTAGATAAAGTAAAAAATACTTTAGGGACATTAAAAGAAGCAGATAGTTTTCCGAGAAATATAACCAAAGGGCAAAAAGATTGGAACCTTGTTGGTGTTAGAGATTGGTGTTCTGGATTCTGGCCAGGTGTACTTTGGTACGCTTACGAACTATCAGACGATCCAGAAATTAAAGCTGGAGCTGAAAAGTTTACAGCACCTTTAAAAGAGATTGCATATACACCTGCAGATAATCATGATGTTGGTTTTATGGTGTACTGTAGCTATGGAAATGGGTACAGATTGACCGGGAACGAAGAGTATAAAACGGTAATGCTTGCAGCAGCAGATACTCTAGCAACCTTATACAACCCTAAAGTAGGAACTATTTTATCTTGGCCTGTTATGGTTGATAAGATTGGTTACAACACCATTATCGATAACATGATGAATTTAGAATTGTTGTTTTGGGCCGCTAAAAATGGTGGCGACAAGAGTCTTTATGATATCGCCGATAGTCATGCACAAAAATCTATGGAGCATTTAGTTCGTCCAGATTATTCTATTTATCATGTTGCACTTTTCGATGAAAAAACAGGTGAATTCACTAAAGGAATTACGCACCAAGGGTATGCAGATGAATCGATGTGGGCTAGAGGTCAAGGCTGGGGAATATATGGCTTTGCTTTATCATACAGAGAAACAGGAAAAGAAGAGTATTTAGATACATCTATTAAATTAGCAGATCACTTTATAGAGCGTTTACCAGAAGATGGTGTGCCATACTGGGATTTCGATGATCCAAAAATACCAAATGCACCTAAAGATGCTTCAGCTGCATCACTAGTAGCATGCGGGATGTTAGAATTAGCCGACCAAGTAAAGGATAATGCGCTTAAAGTAAAGTATACTCAAGCAGCAAAAGACTTAATGGCAAAATTAGAGTCTAAAGCGTATTTTAGTGGAGATACTAACCAAGCCCTATTATTACACTCTACAGGACATTTACCTCACAATTCAGAAATTGATGTTCCAATAATATATGCAGATTATTACTTTATGGAAGCTTTAGTAAGATTAAAAAAGCTTGAAGATAAAATAGCAATGCAATAA